The DNA region AACGTGAATATTCTTCTGGTGATGATCCTCATACTTGTCAGAGCCGAACATGGAGTCGCTCTTGAGACCATGGTAGGCAGCTGGGGCGTTGACGAAGGCATGGGGAGCTTGAGAGACGATGTGCGGCATTAGGACATATTCATCGTCGGAGATGGAATCATCTTTGGCGTAATATTGGGTAGAGGTGGTGTAGTAGTCGTggtgtttttgcattttcttggcTTGTTTTAGTAGTCCTAGTTGCCTGCCCTGGGAGAGTTGTGGAATAGAATTCCAAATTTATAGGTGGTTCATGTCCAAAAGATATTCCATAGTGACTAGCGACAGATCCAATAATTTAGTCGATACATGAAAAACTCGAGGGAGGGGTTGCGAGGaaacattataaatttatattgctTTTATGTTTACAATCTTATATGATTAGTTAATGTCCATCTCTCCGGGAGTTGAATTTTTCCTTAGGTTGGCATGAATCAGATTCTTGTCTTTCGTCCATTTTCATAATATTTGAATGATGTTTCTAGGGAATCTTAAATCATCATCGGCCGAAATCTTTGTTCGCGGAGAAATTATGTATTGAATCGTAAATTCAAGACATGtaaattgatttggtttcaCAAACCGAGGAAGGATATCTAGATAGACAAAATAGCAGTCTTTCTAGCGAAAGATTTTTTGTACATCTGTCGTGTTTTTTCTCATATAATTGGTCAAGTTTTAGTTTTAGGATTCCCAATGCATGATGTAAATTTCTATCAAAATATGAGGGACCGTTGGTGATAGGAAATGTAAGAACTAATCCAGACGAAGCATAGACCAACCCGGAACATGGATATACTTGCACCATACCATAATTGGAGTTTGGGAGAAAAGATTGTTCTTTCCAAGGAATATAAAAAAGGGGATTCTCCAGCACTAGTGAGATAATGAGACAACCAAAAAAAgcacaaaaaaaagaaaaaaaaaagaaacagaaTATGAAATAACCAATGCAGAGCCTAATAGGTTTCATTAAATTGACTTATAAATCCCACTTTTAAAGCAATGGAACAGTATATTCACTGACTACTTTTGGCTTGTTTCTGATCATCTAAAATTACTTGTACCTAAATAAGATGAGATGTAATGTAAAGGGGAAATTCGCAAAAGTCACCTAAAATTTCAACATAAAGACACAATGACATATATGATCTCTATGCTTTGATTCTCATTTTAACTGAACACCATAGATCACAAAAACCTATAGATTTTCAAAGACAAAATATAGAGCTTTAGTCGAACGCATCGTGGCTACGTTCTGAGTTGTAAATTtagatttgatttatttatctataatttgaaatcaatatATGTTCGAATGGAAGAAAAACCTGTAAAATACAATGCTTCGGAACTATAAAGACATTTGATTTGAGCTATGAATATGAAATCAGCCGGACCTGAGCACAACAAAGTGGGAATAGGATAGTTTGTTTTTCTGTATGCAACATAAATAGGTTTCATTCCAGGAAACAGATAAAACAGTTCAAAACCGAACATGAGATATGTTAACAACGGACAAACAAGTTCAACCAGCACAAatccaaataaacaagatacATAAGAGACCGAGAACTAGAAACAAGCTCGAACAATTTATTCATGTCGGATGTTCCCAATGTTAAAAGTATGATATATTACTACCTCTTCTCCAGAAATAAAATCCATGGCACAGCACCTGATGCTTCTATTTTCTTCATAGGCAGTTTCTTTGTCATTTCTACGCCATGAAAAACATGAATCAGCAATCTCTTTAAAAACATAAACAGTAAGAATTCACACTCCATATTCTTCTGTCAgagcaatataaaaatttgaatgGAACTTACCATTTCCTGGAGCTCCTCATAGAAAGAATTCCACCCAGAACCTTCACACAGATCTTCGAGTGTTTTTTGCAAATCATACTCATGAAACCTCAAAATCTCCTTATTTAAATCAACCTGCTTGAAGCCCATCTCCTCGAGTTCTCTCAGAAGTTTCTTCTCTAATCCTTCCATACCTTGAAGCTCTTCTGTGTTTTCTCGTGTGTTTCCAGCAGCAGGTGGGGGCCAAGAATTGAGCAAAGGTGGTGATGTTGAAGTATAGAGCAAAGCCGGATGTGGAGGAAAGGTCGCCGGAGGTGGAGGCGGTGGCGGTGGCGGTGGTGGTGGATAGAAAGCATGTGGTGGCGGAGGATAGAGCAGAGACTGTGGTGGTGGTGGAAGAGGATAGAACGCAGGTGGTGCTGGTAGAGTATAGAGTAATGGTGAAGTTTTAGGAAAGATCACTGGAGGTGGTGGAGGTAGATAGTGCACATACGGTGGAGGGTACACTGGTGTTGCCATATCCAACTGATCAATAACAGGATAAAAAATCGATGAAGGGGCAGTTGGGGCCAAGTTTGTAGCACCACTACCTACCATTGAACTTTCAGAGATAGGAAACTTCGTATCATGTTCAATATTTGGCAGCGGTGTAATAGGTTCAAATACTTCCACCGGGTGACTTTCTTCCACCAGGGGAGCCATAACAGCATTATTGATTTCGGGGCCAGTTAAGACATCGTTTACCAGAGGCAAATTTAGGTTCAAGCCTGGAACACCATGTCGTATCTTTCCAATGGTAGCATGAACCTACAGGTATGAACAAAATATCTGTCGATTTTCCTAGTAGATAAATAACATGAAGAAGAAAGACAGAAGAGTACAGGATTTAAGTTGTTCGGCTATAAAAGCCTACATCCACGACAAAATGCCAAAAGGTCAAAATATCTTAGGGTGGATATTTCTTAACTACAttacaataaaatataaaaaatcataatcttaaaaaaaaattgattccaaaaaaaaaatagcatcaatgttttatttttggcaGATCAATGCAGGTACTTGACGATGTGCGTGACATAACAACGAGAGAAATGATGATGTCACATAAAAGTGACCAACCTGGATGTGAACCCAAACACGTTGCCCAAACGTTTGCCCAGAGGGTGCAGCCATTCTCCAATAAGAGACATATCGACCCGGAACTTCGGGAGAAATGAAATCAACAGCAACATCAAGCTCCTGGTTGACTGCCAGACCAACTGCAGGGACCTGACATGACACGAAACTCATTGTGGCAAAGAAAATcacttaaataattaatgatgaATTCAGTAAACTTTCAAGAACAAAGGCATCGAGAAAACAGTTGCtataattcatttgatgacCCAAAGAAAGTTATGCTTTCACCacttaaaaaggaaaaaaataaggATATGGTACCAGATGAAATAAGAGAGCACCGAGAAAGTCAGCACAAAATAATGGGACATACAAACCCAAAGAGAGAAGCTTACCTGTATAGATGGCAAtagaatttatataaaatcacAATGAAGAAAACTCGCCTTTAATTCCACAGAAAATGTGTTGCTCAACTTATCTCCTCCAATCCAAACAAGTTGTGTCTTCTCGGGCCAAACAACTGTACCACTGTTCCTCATACGCCAAATCTTGGTAAATGAAGTTAAAGGTGTTATAAGAGCACCATCAATCATGGTGACATCCACAATGAAGCAGCTATCTAGCTTGGATACACCTGGATTAACTTCCATACCCCTGTGAACCTGTGACTCCAACGAACAGTGCCCCTGGGCATGCTGATTTAGGACAGGAGTATAGGACACAAGGTACATCACAGGCAACACAAATTAGCAGAAGAACAGAAGTgctaaaataaagaaaacaaataaataaaggatTGATGAAAAAGCATACAAAATCATGCAACCCCTTAGACGGCCACTGATGTGGATGTATTTCAGGGAGATCAATTCTGTTGTAGGCATTATCTTTCCCCGTCATTCCATTGACATCATTTTGACTTATGTTCCTCCCGAATGAGACTGCCTGAGAAGCAGGTTGTGGTAAAGCAGCTGAGATGTTTTCCACAGGTATTCCAGAAAGCTGACACTCGTAAGCATGAAAAGGACTGAAAAATGAGCCCGGGAAGTTATTAAAACTACCAGGATTAGGAACAATGAGTGAGTGCGGAGAGTTTCCAAAATCACATGGGAATCTATGTTTGGTTCTTCCATCTAAAGGATCACCCTTCACACGATCATGAGCACCAGAAAATGCTGGGTTTGGTCCAAGGTGAGGCCCACTAGCCTTATTGTCCTTCTCTTCTGTAGAAACATCATTTGCAACAAAAGGAGCATTAAAAGAAGCGCATGAAGGTTCAACTTTCACCTCATGGATTTTCATGGTTGAGACAGACTCAAGTTTTGGTGAGTCCTCGTTATTCCTGGACAACTGCTTTTCAGATCGTCCTTGCAATTGGGCCTTCAATGGGGTGGGATCAACCTTGGATGAATCAGTCTCTTTGGTCTCTGTCACGGTTGCCTTACTTTCAGGAATGTCATTTTGTGCGGTAGGGCGCAGTTTCGCTTGGGGTCCTGAAATACGGGAAAGATAGGACAATCCCACTTCGGAAAAGTATTCAACAACCTCCGCAATACCTGGAGTTATACCAGGAGCAGAAGAAGACAGTTTAGACACCAAATCAGTGGAGAGCTTTGCAAGTGTCTCACGTAGAGGATCCGGTATAGTTTTTAGAATTTCAGAAACACTAGAGTTGATGTTTTGAAACTGTTGTTGCACTTCAGGGGAACTCAAGGGAGTAGAAGATCCAGTCGAACAAATAAATGGAGAGCTGTTCTtttcttcatttattgtaaCCGTAATTCTCAAAGGATCCAGGCCCTGTTCCACCGCATCGAGGAGATCATCATCATCAACAAGAGTAACCGTCTCACCATCTTCATCAATGTAAGTAAGTGTGAGCCCAGTATCAGTAGCAAAGTTGAAAAGGATACGAATCTTATCTATCAGTTTGTCCATACTGAGATCCAGTTTATCATCCATAACACTTGCATTAAAACGCCTGAGAAAATCCCCATATTTTACCTGTCAAAATGTTGAGTTTCGTGATCAGGGACAGTGATTGTAAAGGTGAACACAGACTGGATATATAAAACcaaaaaagtaaattaaaaGAATATTTATCACAAACTAAAATGCAGACTGACAGCTTCCAATGTGTACACACAAGGGTAACTCAACAAAAATTTAGATAGCACTCGTAACTAGTCAGATCTACTAAAGGATAAAGGCGTTCAAAAATCTTATCGTGGATCAATGCTCATACAAAAAGCAGAAGTTCACATTATTTTTCAGAGACACTAAAAACAGAATGAGGTAAAACATTTGCTTTGAATAACTGATTCGTAGTTATTAAGAACAAGAGAGTTTACACATTCCAATGAAATTAATTCCACCATCCTTTCTTGATTGGAGAGGCATGTCACATGTAAATGGAGAAAAAAATCGATACTGTAACATTGAAAAAAGAATTAACATTTTACAAACATTTAGGTTGTGATgaattgctcaaaaattaaaataaaaaatcgttAATTTCCATAAATTTAGAAGAAAAACACATACAAAAGACAGattgaaaatatgattaattcaattaattgttacttttatatcattttagcgtatattttgttcttattttttcaaatttcattcatattttaattttcaaccCCACGtcttcttattattttattgcagcttaaaaagaacttgattTCTTTAACCCAAGTATATTTTACATAAGGATATGGATTCTAACAACATCAtcgttaattaaattttttcattaaattctttgtcaacatattttcagaaagTATTCTTCAATCTAAGAAAAGGGAACGTATTCAGCCTGAAAATATAATCTTGCGACCTTTCGTTCCAAGCATCGACAGATAGAGTCAGCAATTAACCTTAGCCAATGATCATGCAACAACAACTGAAGCGCACGTAAAACCCAAATCATTCACAAGAATGCACAAACACTGAACTCACGAACACAGCCCAGAAATCATACACAAGCCAGTAAATCATTGacaaaaaagagagagaaaaaaaaaagaaaaataacctTGATCACCAAAGTAGAAGCCTCCATATCCATAGCAGGGGGGCCAAACCCAGAATCGCCGCCGCCGAAGAGAGCCCTTCTGCTCCTTTTTCCTGTGTACGTATATCAAATATACACAACAGAATTCAAGTAAGAAGACCCAGtcttttcaaagaaaatcgGAAACAAATCATCAAACGCGAAGAAATCAGGAGTTTTATAGTGTGGGCTACTCTTTATATATTCATTTAGTCATGCAGGCTCTCTTTCCTTGCTTCCGAAGAAAGCGAACGGACGAAGGAAGCCAATTAGTCGCCGACTAAGGAGGAATTTTTCCCTTACTTACTTGGtcgtatttgaaattattattatgagataataaattttttctgCTTATTTGTTTAATGAAATGTATTTAACAAATCTATATCTAATCCATGATAATTTTCTACTTTGGATTAATTTTATgcaatatcatttaaaaattcaaatgtttggataaaaattaaagaaaatattttaataattttaaaacattttaaaaattggacATGATTgagttaaataaataaacaaaatcattaaaaaaaatctcaaatccATGGTATacatttgattcaaaattaaaataaatgatttgaaaatcttatctatttatattttctaatctaatttcaatttcaaatccacttctcaaattaattaaattcattGTAAcctctaatttaaaattaacttaTCAACTTCTCCTCCTCCATATTATTCTCGACTATTTATTTCTTATCttactcaatttttttaaaaaaattcattatttttctcaaatcctcCAACCACCAAATCCATAATTCTCATTCTTATCAAAACTTCTCGTCAAATCTTGCAACCACCAAATCCATAATTCTCATTCCTATCAAAACTTCTCCATCTAGACCAGCTTCATTCTTCAAACAATTTTTACGACACTGGATTATTTATTCTACGACAACAAGCATTGTGTATACTTTGTATAACATTTCATCGCAAAAGCATTGAACATACAATGAATGCAATAGTATGATGCAAGAAGCCAACTTTATGTATCTATTGATCACATTATTGTaagtatatgtgtgtgtgtgtgtatagtaACTCTCAAGTTATACTAATTTATGTTCAATAATTAATCCCGCTCATTCTTGCAACTTCTTGCATGTCTTCTTCAGAAAGGGCTTCTCGTACCTACTTGTAAGAACTCGCCTTTCGACCTTTGCTGGTACTTTAATACAAGAGCTTCGACTCATCAATGTATCTTCTATATGGCTAAAAACCGCGAATGAGAATGCGAAATATATAAACTTTGCCAGAGCTAACACAAACATCAGCAATATGATAGAAGTTATCCGGAAAGCACAAACTCGACTGAAGGTGGATATTAATACTTAAACCACCGTAGATCAGCCCAGAATACTACAAATTTATTACCTCAGATGCaagtttttgtgatttcagcTTTCGTCAATCGCATTGTAATGTCATGCAAACTCTTAATTGGCAACTATTGAGTTGCCAATAAAACCTCTCTCTCCATGGTTTGCAATATTTCCTTGAACCTTTGGGTGAACTTCCCGGTAACATTCTTTGTTATTCTCTGCTGAAACTTGGTGCTTTTCAACCACACAACACCGGTATAAATTTCACACTTGCAAGAATTATGCGTGAAAATAGAGTTCTTGATCTGGTATCTGACATGAACCTGCATGCATGACAGAAAAATTTCACTTATTGAACATCACTATTAGATGTTctatattctttaaaaaaaatcaataaaatctgCCAACTCCCGGAAAATTTGATCGTACTCGAAAATGATCACCAAAAGGCACACCACGAAGGGTCATGATCTCGTTCACCACCCATCCTCCCTCATTTTCAAGGGGCACTTTTTGTTGTGTAGATGTAACGTCCCCTCCAAAGGTTGAGATATGGCGACTGAACTTGTATGAAACCTGTCGCTCTTGAATTTCGGGAGCCACGGGTTCCCATGTTGTTGTCACATAGTTGAGGCAACCGCACTCTGTCATAACTCTATGTTCCAAGTCTCCTCCATCAAACATCATCACAAGTGATTTGTTCTGCAACATTAGACAAAAGCAGAGTTgatcaatataaataaaaaaataaaacccaAGCCGAAATTTTGACTGATTAATATTTTACATTCATAGGAAGTCCGGCAGAACAAATCAGAGACATCTTCAAATCATCGACGACAAAATATGATTGCTTGTCCTCAAATAAATGCTTTCCATTCTCATCCATctgtttttccaaaatttccTGTTTCTGTTCTctttctgacgttcttgttttCCACAAAGCCATGATTGTCCTTTTTCATTACGGTTGATGAAACATTATGTTGCATATACTATTTTAAGTgacaaaaattagaaaaatatttcCTGCAAAATACCTGATCGCTACGTTGAAAGAAACGAAAGAATGGAAGTGGAAAGTCAGCCTTCCTTCCTCATCTAAAATCTTTGCACCGTGTTTTGCATCGAGACCTCGACCCTTGTGTAGAATAATTAAAAGAGAGGGTCTTCCAACTGTTGAAAAGGATGGTGGAAGCTCCTGAATATCTTCTATGTCCTCCCAAAGGAAGAAAAATTTAGTTTTGTGACCCAAAAAGTTGGCATAAAACCCAATTATTCGAGCAGAACAAAATAGCCGCCCCTGCAAAAAATTAGCAGCGGCCTCAAACACAAGAATGGAAATTCTTGATTACAGATAATATGGAACCATTATCTATGGCAAAAAAAAAGAGCATTCCAAAGTTTATCAAGATAAGGGATGTTTCAAAATTTACCACTAATCTATGAGTTCGATTCCTAATTGCAAGAAAATGTGCTACCTGTAATGGAAAATTTCTTTTCAAGGAACACGTGAAATCATTGATAAGAAATTCTTCAGATGGCAATCCAAATAATTTCTGAAAGGTTGAATTCTTGTGTGGCGACCGAAGTTTTAACTGCAACCACAAAATACTTTATACTTTAAAACAAAATTCCAATTTCCCATCATGACAATGTAAGAAAGGAAGGAGTGTACCTTCTTTCCAACCTCTTTCTCCATTTTTGCTAGATAATCTGCAATCGTTTCGACCCCGTTATTGTTGTACAAAAATATTCTCAAGTGTAGCTTGGATTGTGAAGACTGAGCAAGCTTTCCATTTAAAGGAATCCACATGTCTGCCAGTTCAGCAGAAGTGTGTTTCAAAAAATTGATCTCCGCATGCCCAAGAGAAAAATCTTGCTCAAATGGGCCATCAAAATCAAAAACTTCCACATGGAGCATGGAAGGTGGATCTTCTACAAGATCGAACTCGAGTATCTCTGTAGAAATACGTACAAATATATAGCAGCAAATAATGATAGCATGGAAAAATAAGACAAGCCGTGTGAAGAGATCTTACCGTTCCATTGAGGACAGAGAGTTTGAAGCTTGACGGAGCTTGTTCTTGTCTTACCATTGCAAGTGAACACGACATAAGGATCAGATAACTCTGTAGAGTTCAAAGAAGTTAAATTTGCTCCCTCAATCAAAGTGATTGTAAGAATCCATCCATCACCTTGTGCTTTAACTCCAGAATCACTTCCTATGAACAATGTAATATCAGAGCATGTAGGATGAAAGTTTTtcctttatataaataaaaccGATATTGTATATCAGGTTAACGCAGTCCCCACGTGTGTATATATAACTGAAACAAAAGTACATGGAAGAAGTTCAAGCTTTTATGACTGAGATACAAATCTAGTCACAACAATAGAACATTTTATGTGAAAGATACAAGCCAAAAAGAAATGATAAGCCAAGGGGATTAGGGACAAAGATTTCAGGAAAACTGAGAGTAATTCCCTTGATACCAAGCATACACGAGTGACCGAGTCCCAAGATTCACAGGCCTCCATGCATaaatccaataattaattattgttcACTTCTCAACATAGAGAGGCATTCTGAACTAAATAACAGTATTTTCCAAATACAGAGtccccaaaaatttaaaacaagtcTCAACATCTTCACATGCAGCCAAATAGAAAAAGAATACCTCTTCGTAGTCTAGCATCCACAAAATGTACAATCATGCCATAAACTCTCTCCAATTGAGTAACTAGTATTCCACAGGTGATGATTTCTCCAAAACTATCTGGCAAGTCAAGCCCACCGAATTCTAACCCTCTCAGTTTGTCTGGTTCACAGAGAAGAACATGAATCACGATGTACAAAACAATGAAAAAGGTGGACATAACCGTGAAATTCCAAAAGTATTTCACAGTTAACTCCATATTAGACTGAAGCTCTGTCTCTCGAGTTGCCAAAATGTGATCTTCCCCAGAAATATCTGCAGCTCTAACTAAATTAACTTTTCGAGACAGTACGCTTGCAAACTGTTCAaaactctcttttaatccttgcTTCACTCCTCCTTCAATCACGCTTCTCATCATCGTTTTTTGGCTAAAGTTAACAGCCCAAGACACTTCAAGACGGGAAGATTCCTCTCCCAAAGATAGAGATGTGCCAGGCATTATCTTGTAAAGCAATTCAACATTGAAAATGTTTCCATATGGGACATCAGGAGTAATTACATTAACTAAAACTGTGAATTCCCCCCCACCAgcctttatatatttttgttgctCAGTGGCTTTCACAGCGTTAACTAATTTTGTTGCAGCTTTTGTGTATGATACAACTCGTGTCAAACAGAAATCATCTTCAGATTTACAGGTCCAAGCTCCCTCGTGAATGTCTACCGTACCCTGTAATTCCGACAACTCATTTCGAAAATCAGAATCGGGAGCAAAGAGAATGGTATTAAGATCATCTGCAGATGTCATGTATGTCTGATCTAGAAGAACACCACCCTGAAGAGTTTCCGGAATATCTTGTTTTCCAAGCTTGGATTTCGTAAGTTCGACTAATTCATGGAAGCTAGAGCTACAATGAGGTTCCTCCGAACAATCTTCCCCTTCTGATATGGTGGAAGTTTCAGATGAATTGTCCATTCTTGATGTTTCCTCTGTCTTTACGAATAATTTGTCCACACGATCAGTAATGGACTTCAT from Primulina huaijiensis isolate GDHJ02 unplaced genomic scaffold, ASM1229523v2 scaffold25443, whole genome shotgun sequence includes:
- the LOC140967615 gene encoding C2 and GRAM domain-containing protein At5g50170 isoform X1; the encoded protein is MKLYAYLLEGRDWAVKDSYVKLKVGKFKSKTRVLKDTKNPVWNEEFVFGVHNLQEELVVSVYKYNDHEPGFFNVSAGNLVGRVKIPLWSVVEEENQHLPPTLFTVHRSKNVKSIDRDFGKLLLSLSMHGGDQGSSSDPEINSASSRFSYPSTLWPKMTHDGKSLMKSITDRVDKLFVKTEETSRMDNSSETSTISEGEDCSEEPHCSSSFHELVELTKSKLGKQDIPETLQGGVLLDQTYMTSADDLNTILFAPDSDFRNELSELQGTVDIHEGAWTCKSEDDFCLTRVVSYTKAATKLVNAVKATEQQKYIKAGGGEFTVLVNVITPDVPYGNIFNVELLYKIMPGTSLSLGEESSRLEVSWAVNFSQKTMMRSVIEGGVKQGLKESFEQFASVLSRKVNLVRAADISGEDHILATRETELQSNMELTVKYFWNFTVMSTFFIVLYIVIHVLLCEPDKLRGLEFGGLDLPDSFGEIITCGILVTQLERVYGMIVHFVDARLRRGSDSGVKAQGDGWILTITLIEGANLTSLNSTELSDPYVVFTCNGKTRTSSVKLQTLCPQWNEILEFDLVEDPPSMLHVEVFDFDGPFEQDFSLGHAEINFLKHTSAELADMWIPLNGKLAQSSQSKLHLRIFLYNNNGVETIADYLAKMEKEVGKKLKLRSPHKNSTFQKLFGLPSEEFLINDFTCSLKRNFPLQGRLFCSARIIGFYANFLGHKTKFFFLWEDIEDIQELPPSFSTVGRPSLLIILHKGRGLDAKHGAKILDEEGRLTFHFHSFVSFNVAIRTIMALWKTRTSEREQKQEILEKQMDENGKHLFEDKQSYFVVDDLKMSLICSAGLPMNNKSLVMMFDGGDLEHRVMTECGCLNYVTTTWEPVAPEIQERQVSYKFSRHISTFGGDVTSTQQKVPLENEGGWVVNEIMTLRGVPFGDHFRVHVRYQIKNSIFTHNSCKCEIYTGVVWLKSTKFQQRITKNVTGKFTQRFKEILQTMEREVLLATQ
- the LOC140967615 gene encoding C2 and GRAM domain-containing protein At5g50170 isoform X2, which encodes MHGGDQGSSSDPEINSASSRFSYPSTLWPKMTHDGKSLMKSITDRVDKLFVKTEETSRMDNSSETSTISEGEDCSEEPHCSSSFHELVELTKSKLGKQDIPETLQGGVLLDQTYMTSADDLNTILFAPDSDFRNELSELQGTVDIHEGAWTCKSEDDFCLTRVVSYTKAATKLVNAVKATEQQKYIKAGGGEFTVLVNVITPDVPYGNIFNVELLYKIMPGTSLSLGEESSRLEVSWAVNFSQKTMMRSVIEGGVKQGLKESFEQFASVLSRKVNLVRAADISGEDHILATRETELQSNMELTVKYFWNFTVMSTFFIVLYIVIHVLLCEPDKLRGLEFGGLDLPDSFGEIITCGILVTQLERVYGMIVHFVDARLRRGSDSGVKAQGDGWILTITLIEGANLTSLNSTELSDPYVVFTCNGKTRTSSVKLQTLCPQWNEILEFDLVEDPPSMLHVEVFDFDGPFEQDFSLGHAEINFLKHTSAELADMWIPLNGKLAQSSQSKLHLRIFLYNNNGVETIADYLAKMEKEVGKKLKLRSPHKNSTFQKLFGLPSEEFLINDFTCSLKRNFPLQGRLFCSARIIGFYANFLGHKTKFFFLWEDIEDIQELPPSFSTVGRPSLLIILHKGRGLDAKHGAKILDEEGRLTFHFHSFVSFNVAIRTIMALWKTRTSEREQKQEILEKQMDENGKHLFEDKQSYFVVDDLKMSLICSAGLPMNNKSLVMMFDGGDLEHRVMTECGCLNYVTTTWEPVAPEIQERQVSYKFSRHISTFGGDVTSTQQKVPLENEGGWVVNEIMTLRGVPFGDHFRVHVRYQIKNSIFTHNSCKCEIYTGVVWLKSTKFQQRITKNVTGKFTQRFKEILQTMEREVLLATQ
- the LOC140967514 gene encoding protein JOKA2-like; this translates as MDMEASTLVIKVKYGDFLRRFNASVMDDKLDLSMDKLIDKIRILFNFATDTGLTLTYIDEDGETVTLVDDDDLLDAVEQGLDPLRITVTINEEKNSSPFICSTGSSTPLSSPEVQQQFQNINSSVSEILKTIPDPLRETLAKLSTDLVSKLSSSAPGITPGIAEVVEYFSEVGLSYLSRISGPQAKLRPTAQNDIPESKATVTETKETDSSKVDPTPLKAQLQGRSEKQLSRNNEDSPKLESVSTMKIHEVKVEPSCASFNAPFVANDVSTEEKDNKASGPHLGPNPAFSGAHDRVKGDPLDGRTKHRFPCDFGNSPHSLIVPNPGSFNNFPGSFFSPFHAYECQLSGIPVENISAALPQPASQAVSFGRNISQNDVNGMTGKDNAYNRIDLPEIHPHQWPSKGLHDFHAQGHCSLESQVHRGMEVNPGVSKLDSCFIVDVTMIDGALITPLTSFTKIWRMRNSGTVVWPEKTQLVWIGGDKLSNTFSVELKVPAVGLAVNQELDVAVDFISPEVPGRYVSYWRMAAPSGQTFGQRVWVHIQVHATIGKIRHGVPGLNLNLPLVNDVLTGPEINNAVMAPLVEESHPVEVFEPITPLPNIEHDTKFPISESSMVGSGATNLAPTAPSSIFYPVIDQLDMATPVYPPPYVHYLPPPPPVIFPKTSPLLYTLPAPPAFYPLPPPPQSLLYPPPPHAFYPPPPPPPPPPPPATFPPHPALLYTSTSPPLLNSWPPPAAGNTRENTEELQGMEGLEKKLLRELEEMGFKQVDLNKEILRFHEYDLQKTLEDLCEGSGWNSFYEELQEMK